From Apium graveolens cultivar Ventura chromosome 9, ASM990537v1, whole genome shotgun sequence, the proteins below share one genomic window:
- the LOC141685443 gene encoding uncharacterized protein LOC141685443 — protein sequence MTTPKTSTGQTPFCLVYGTEVILPTEIISPIARYGLATTETNFVERARDLDMIDEVRDMVKLRMASHQQAVARSYNKNVHIITLAIGDLVLRKVFQNTMDTTAGKLGDTWEGPYLVNDIVGRGAYKLSTLDRIQIPRS from the coding sequence ATGACGACACCCAAGACGTCAACTGGACAGACTCCTTTCTGTCTAGTCTACGGCACAGAAGTTATCCTGCCAACTGAGATCATTTCCCCAATAGCAAGATATGGTCTAGCAACTACGGAAACAAATTTTGTTGAACGAGCACGTGATTTAGACATGATAGATGAGGTACGTGACATGGTAAAGCTACGAATGGCATCACACCAACAAGCAGTGGCTAGAAGTTACAACAAAAACGTGCATATTATAACACTTGCTATAGGTGACCTAGTATTGAGAAAGGTGTTCCAGAATACTATGGACACGACGGCTGGAAAGTTGGGCGACACATGGGAAGGACCTTATCTGGTCAATGACATAGTTGGGCGTGGAgcatacaaactctccaccctTGACAGAATTCAAATTCCAAGAAGCTGA